Proteins co-encoded in one Ignavibacteria bacterium genomic window:
- a CDS encoding aminotransferase class V-fold PLP-dependent enzyme, whose product MTKLEEHFLSFRRNTSGNDVTIDTIQGKKKLIYADWIASGRLYLPIEEAIAGRFGPLVGNTHSESNYTGSVMTRAYHHAHKKIKEHVNASKKDIIITAGSGMTGVINKFQRILGLRVPELLRKFIHMEETVKPVVFLTHMEHHSNQTSWLETICDVVVVPPAENGLVSEENLIIELEKYQDRPVKFGAFSACSNVTGIVTPYHKLAKIMHEAGGYAFIDFACSAPYVDIDMHPADPAEKLDAIFFSPHKFLGGPGTPGVLVFDSELYHNTVPDDPGGGTVDWTNPWGEYRFVDDIEAREDGGTPPFLQTIKAAMAIMLKEEMGTENILSREHEMLPGFMEKLERIPGLHILAGNHRDRLGCVSFYMDNIHYNLVVKILNDRYGIQVRGGCSCAGTYGHYLLNVDPWMSKRITEKISHGDLSEKPGWVRVSIHPTMTNDEIDLIAEAVSEIRKNIDRWSSDYKYDNHRNEFVGTGGDPVLEVGDLFRFR is encoded by the coding sequence ATGACCAAACTTGAAGAACATTTTCTCTCTTTTCGCCGCAATACTTCCGGAAACGATGTGACCATCGACACGATTCAGGGGAAAAAGAAGCTCATCTATGCTGACTGGATAGCGAGCGGAAGACTCTACCTGCCGATCGAAGAGGCAATTGCCGGCCGGTTTGGTCCTCTCGTGGGGAACACCCATTCCGAGTCTAACTATACAGGTTCGGTAATGACAAGGGCATATCACCATGCTCATAAAAAAATCAAAGAGCATGTGAACGCCTCGAAGAAAGATATTATTATAACAGCCGGTTCAGGCATGACGGGCGTGATCAATAAATTTCAAAGAATTCTCGGATTAAGGGTACCTGAGTTATTGAGGAAATTTATCCACATGGAGGAGACTGTAAAGCCTGTCGTTTTTCTCACCCATATGGAGCACCATTCAAATCAGACTTCATGGCTCGAAACAATCTGCGATGTGGTGGTGGTTCCACCCGCTGAGAACGGCCTCGTTTCTGAAGAGAACCTGATAATAGAACTCGAGAAATACCAGGACCGCCCTGTGAAATTTGGAGCTTTCAGCGCCTGTTCGAATGTAACAGGAATTGTGACTCCATATCACAAACTCGCAAAAATCATGCATGAAGCAGGCGGATATGCTTTTATCGATTTCGCGTGTTCCGCCCCTTATGTGGATATAGACATGCACCCGGCAGACCCCGCAGAAAAACTGGATGCCATCTTCTTTTCACCCCATAAATTTCTCGGCGGACCGGGAACACCCGGCGTACTCGTTTTTGATTCGGAACTTTATCATAATACTGTGCCCGATGATCCGGGTGGAGGCACAGTCGACTGGACAAACCCCTGGGGTGAATACAGATTTGTGGATGATATTGAAGCCAGAGAAGATGGCGGAACTCCTCCGTTTCTCCAGACAATAAAGGCTGCAATGGCGATCATGCTGAAGGAAGAGATGGGAACTGAAAACATCCTTTCCCGTGAGCATGAGATGCTTCCGGGATTCATGGAAAAACTCGAAAGAATACCCGGACTCCATATCCTTGCAGGCAACCACAGGGACAGGCTCGGTTGTGTATCATTCTATATGGATAACATCCACTATAATCTGGTTGTGAAAATTCTTAACGACAGGTATGGAATTCAGGTCAGAGGTGGTTGTTCATGCGCAGGCACTTACGGACACTATTTGTTAAATGTGGATCCCTGGATGTCCAAAAGGATCACCGAAAAAATCAGCCATGGCGACCTTTCAGAAAAGCCCGGATGGGTCCGTGTCTCGATTCATCCAACAATGACCAATGATGAAATTGATCTGATTGCCGAGGCGGTTTCCGAAATAAGGAAAAATATAGACCGGTGGTCGTCAGATTATAAATATGACAACCACCGTAATGAATTTGTTGGTACCGGAGGCGACCCTGTCCTCGAGGTTGGTGACCTCTTCAGGTTTCGCTGA